One Brevibacillus choshinensis genomic window carries:
- a CDS encoding M20 peptidase aminoacylase family protein, whose translation MSTTFSLKQTVTARETSIAETFRHLHANPEISWKEVQTTRYLADRMRSLGLRVTTFEDCTGLVAEWGEGKPVVGLRTDIDALWQEVDGEWRANHSCGHDAHMTLIVEAVESLIASGYRPEGTVKILFQPAEEKGTGALKLVEKGVVDDIDYLYGVHLRPIQEMKGGLAGPAIYNGAAMFLYGEITGVAAHGARPHLGINAIEAASAIVTGIGQVHTDPTVPATVKMTMLQAGGESYNIIPDKARFALDLRAQTNQAMDDLLARVRQVIDGVAVSFQAQIDVQMGSRMVAAEVSDEAKALLEQSIIDVLGEENLRPAPVSPGAEDFHFYTVERPQIKATMLALGCDLAPGLHHPHMQFDEKALVKGVEILANVVVRTFEKLK comes from the coding sequence ATGTCCACGACTTTTTCTTTAAAGCAAACCGTTACCGCACGTGAAACATCTATTGCCGAAACATTCCGTCATTTGCACGCCAATCCGGAAATCAGCTGGAAGGAAGTGCAGACGACGCGCTATTTGGCGGATCGGATGCGATCCCTCGGCTTGCGGGTCACGACCTTTGAAGATTGCACGGGCCTCGTGGCGGAATGGGGAGAAGGAAAGCCCGTCGTCGGACTGCGTACCGATATTGACGCACTCTGGCAGGAAGTGGACGGGGAATGGAGAGCGAACCATTCATGCGGTCACGATGCCCACATGACGCTGATTGTCGAAGCAGTGGAGTCTTTGATCGCTTCGGGCTACCGGCCTGAGGGCACCGTTAAAATCTTGTTTCAGCCCGCGGAGGAAAAGGGGACAGGGGCGCTGAAGCTTGTGGAAAAGGGCGTCGTGGATGACATTGACTATTTGTATGGAGTGCATCTTCGGCCTATTCAGGAAATGAAGGGCGGCTTGGCTGGCCCTGCGATCTATAACGGGGCAGCTATGTTCCTGTACGGTGAAATAACGGGGGTAGCGGCCCATGGTGCCAGACCTCACCTCGGGATTAATGCAATTGAAGCGGCGAGTGCCATCGTCACAGGCATCGGTCAGGTACATACAGATCCTACGGTTCCGGCCACAGTCAAAATGACGATGCTCCAGGCGGGAGGAGAAAGCTACAACATCATTCCAGACAAGGCGCGTTTCGCACTCGATTTGCGGGCGCAGACCAATCAGGCGATGGACGATCTGCTTGCTCGGGTGCGGCAGGTGATCGACGGGGTGGCCGTCAGCTTTCAGGCACAGATCGATGTGCAGATGGGCTCCCGAATGGTGGCGGCGGAAGTAAGCGATGAGGCAAAAGCACTGCTGGAGCAATCAATCATCGATGTGCTTGGGGAGGAGAATCTCAGGCCGGCTCCAGTCAGCCCGGGAGCGGAAGACTTCCATTTCTATACGGTAGAGCGCCCGCAGATCAAAGCGACGATGCTGGCTCTCGGCTGCGATCTGGCCCCTGGCCTGCATCATCCCCACATGCAATTCGATGAGAAGGCATTGGTCAAAGGCGTGGAAATATTGGCGAATGTGGTCGTCCGAACGTTTGAAAAGCTCAAGTAA
- a CDS encoding SCP-2 sterol transfer family protein translates to MVGIGGLLAEVAERLQQKAHVRLLTAGWERRVGIVEVDTQLRWQLTFSQGRAYCGEWDGEQSADLVLQGHEQQLRMLLNGDELLYTSAKRHVRIAGALRDQLKLDAILRLTSK, encoded by the coding sequence ATGGTAGGGATCGGTGGATTGCTGGCAGAGGTAGCGGAGAGGCTGCAACAAAAGGCACATGTACGGCTGTTAACGGCAGGTTGGGAGCGACGGGTGGGGATTGTAGAGGTGGATACTCAGCTGCGGTGGCAGTTGACGTTTTCACAGGGACGTGCGTACTGCGGCGAGTGGGATGGGGAGCAATCGGCCGATCTTGTCCTCCAGGGGCACGAGCAGCAATTGCGGATGCTGCTGAATGGTGACGAGCTCCTGTACACGAGCGCCAAGCGACACGTGCGGATCGCGGGAGCCTTGCGCGATCAATTAAAACTGGATGCGATCTTGCGGCTCACGAGCAAGTGA
- a CDS encoding VOC family protein, with protein sequence MFHLKGVHHIALNCSDVVKVAHFFKEILEVPIPEENIVEGAPVYFQIGTYTRIGLHPFGGDNGKGGVGQIDHVAFSVTSRAELDYLVDKLEAENICYRGPIARPTSFNLYFETPDGHHLEVRLDKDEHDE encoded by the coding sequence ATGTTTCATTTGAAAGGCGTTCATCACATCGCATTGAACTGCAGCGATGTCGTGAAGGTAGCTCATTTTTTTAAAGAGATATTGGAAGTTCCCATCCCAGAAGAGAATATCGTGGAAGGAGCGCCTGTCTACTTTCAAATAGGCACATACACACGAATTGGACTCCATCCATTTGGCGGGGACAATGGCAAGGGCGGAGTGGGTCAAATCGACCACGTTGCTTTTTCCGTAACGAGCCGCGCTGAATTGGACTATCTGGTGGATAAGCTGGAAGCAGAGAATATTTGTTACAGAGGCCCGATTGCTCGGCCGACCAGCTTTAACCTCTACTTTGAGACACCGGATGGGCATCATTTGGAAGTGCGATTGGATAAGGACGAACATGACGAATAA